CCGATCCGCGCGCCCCTCCGCCACCATCCGCGCCGGCGCCGACCACATCGCATGGCCCGGCGCCTCCGCGGGCAGCGGCGTCAGCACCGGTCGGAGCTGCCCGCCCGCCAACTCGAGCATCGGCCACGGCCATGCATCGCCGGACGCCAGCGGCGCCGCCACCAGCGCCGCACCACCACACGCAAGCCATGGCCGCAGCAGCGCCACCAGCACACGCACGTCCGGCGCGGGCGCGCGCTCGGTGAGCGCGGCATCGAGGATCACCAACCCCGCAGGCAGGCCGTCCCGCCGCTGCAGCGCCCGCGGGGCATCACCGGCCGGCGCGTATCGCACCCCGGCCAGCCCGCGCGGGCCCCAGCGCGCGCTCCCCGAGTCGGCGCGCGCCACCCCCGCCGCGATCGCACACAGCATCGAGCGCGCCAGCGGCAGCGCGCCGGTGATCGCGAGCGCATCGCCCGGCATGAGTTGCAGTGACACGCCCCCCAGCACCGTCACGCGCACGCGACAGCTGCCGACACCGGCGGTGATGACCTTGCGGACGTTGCGCAGCACGAGCTGCGGCGGAGTGACGAGAGGTGACACGGATGCTCCAGTGGCTGGGGGACACCGCCACCATGCCGCCTCGCGTCGCCCCGCGAAAACCGGACGCGCGCACGCCGGTGCATTTCCCTGCGTCGCGGCGCCGTCAGCGCAGCGCCAGCCGCTCCTCGTGCAGCCCCAGGATCGCATCGGCGATCGGGCCCGCGTCGAACCGCACCGGGTCCGTCGCCGGCAGCCGCGTCTCCGCCATCCCGCGCTCGATCGCATCCCGCGCCGCGTCGTCCGAGAGGTCGAAGGTGTTCATCGCGATCGCGATCGTCGGCGCATGCCGCAGTGGCGCCGTGACCGCGTCGTGCAGCGCGATCAGCGACTTGAGCGACGGGATCTTCACCCACTCGTTGTTGCGGATCGCGGTGCGCGAGGGCTGTGTGCAGAGCACCAGCGCGTGCGGCAGCGAACCGTGGATCAGGCCCATCGTCACCCCCGAGTAGCTCGGGTGCAGCAGGCTGCCCTGCCCCTCCACCAGCACGATGTCCGCGTCCTGCGCCGCCTCCAGCACCAGTCGCTCGGCCGCGCCGCCGATGAAGTCGGCCACCACCGCGTCCACCCCGATGCCCTTGCCGTCGATGAAGATGCCCGTCTGGCCCGTGCCCGCGAAGGCCACCCGCGCGCCCCGCGCCGTCAGCGCGTCCCGCACCGCGAGCTGCGTCGTCATCTTGCCGATGTTGCAGTCGCTGCCCACGGTGAGCACCACCGTCGCCGCGATGTCGCGCACCTTGCCGGTGGAAACGGGGAGGTGTGCCGGCGGCTTGCGCACGTCGCGGATCTCCACGCCCCGCGCGCGCGCGATGGCGGCGAACTCCGCATCGTCACCGATGAACGTGTGCAGCCCGCTCCAGATGTGCAGCCCCGCGTCCAGCGCCGCGCGCAGCACCGGCCGCCAGGCGTCGGGCAGCTGCCCGCCCGTGGGCGCAATGCCGATCAGCAGGATGTTCGGGCCCAGCGGCAAGCCGGCCGCGACCGAGTCCACGACCGGAATCGCGCCGCCGAACCCCAGCACCTCCTGCACCGTGCGGCCCGCGCGGGTGGAGTCCAGCACGCCCGCCACCTGCCCGGGCGTGAAGCGGATGCACCCCACGGCGGTCTTGGACGTGTGCGGCCCGAAGGCTCCTTCGGCAAGGATCAGGTAGCGCGGCGTGATCGACATGCCGGAAGCATAAGCAGCACCACAAGCCGCACGGCGGGCCGCAGCGGCACCGGTCCGCGCGCGCCGTCAGTCCACGATGAACAACACGGCGCCGGCCGTCGTCCGGACCGCTGCGGCGGCGTGTCGTACGCCCCCTGGTACCTCATGCCGCGCTTACGCAGCCGACGAGCGTTCCGCCAGCGCGATCAGGTCGGGCAGCGCCCCGGCCGGCACCGTCACGCCGCCTTCCGGCGCCGGCACCCGCAGCACCATCGTCCGGTCCTGCTGCAGCGGCTTGCCGGCCACGCCCTGGTAGATGCGATTCACCAGCACGCGCCGCACCATCACCGTCAGCACCACCAGCAGCGGCACGGCCACCACCAGGCCGATCGGCCCCAGCAGCTGCCCGAAGATCAGCACCGCCATGATGCTCAGCACCGGCGGCAGCTTCACCTGGTTCTGCGTGATCAGCGGCAGCACGAGGTTGCTCTCGATCAGGTGGATCACCGTGCCGAGCACGATGACGCTCGCCACGCGCCACGGCTCGCCATCGCTGGCGAGCACGAAGAGGGCGGGCAGCACCGTGCTCACCAGCGTGCCGAAGAACGGGATGATGGCCACGGCGCCGGTGAAGATCCCGAACGTGAGCCAGTACGGCACCTGCAGCGCCGCGAGGCCGATCGCCGTCAGCGTGGCCAGGATCACCATCCCCAGCAACTGCCCCGTGATCCAGCTCCGCAGGTCGCGGGTGATCTCCAGCAGCACGTCGCGCACCAGCTCGCGCTGCGTCGGCGGGAAGAGCGCGATCAGCCACTCCCGGTAGTCGGCTGGCCGCCGCGCCAGGTAGAGCGACATCACCAGCAGCGCGAAGGCATCGATCGCCACGTGCAGCAGCCCGAACACCTTCGGCAGCAGCCCCTCCATCTGCGCGCTGGCCTGGTCGTACAGCACCTCGAGCGCGGAATGGTCACCTGACTGCAGGTATTCCTTGAGCGGCGGAATGCGGTCGCCCAGCTTCGCGATCTGGCTGTCGAGCCCCGCGATGTAGCGCGGCAGCTCGGCGAGCAGTGCCCGCGTCTGCTCGGTCACGGGCGGCACCAGCAGCGTCACCAGGCCCGCCACCGCCCCCAGCGTGATCACCACCGCGGCCAGCATCGCCAGCGGTGCCGGCAGCCGCAGCCGCACCTCGAACACGTCCGCCACCGCCCGCAGGAACAGCGACAGCAGGATCGCGATGAACAGCAGCAGGAAGATGTTCGCCGTCTTCACCACCAGCAGCAGCAATGCCCCGGTCACGATCGAGCCGAAGAGGATCGGCGCGAACCTGACGCGGGGCATGGCTGTCACGCCGGAACCGCTCACCGCCACACCGTCACGACGCCGGTGCGTTGTCGTCGAGGTGCTCGAAGTCCGCCTCGGTGATCTCGCGCCCTTCGCCGGCGCCCTTCGGCAGCTGCTTCGCCGCCGGCGACGTCCCCGCCGGCAGCATCCCCATCTTCTGCTTCAGCTCCAGCAGGCGCGACTCGGCGCTCATGCCGCCCGCCGCCTTCTCCAGCCGCTTGAAGTCGGCGTGCAGCTTGTCGCCCGAGAACTCCTCCTCGATCTCGGCGCTGGCCGTGAGCCGGCGCTCGTTCATCTCGATCTTCTCCTCCATCCGCGAGAACGCCTCGAAGGCGCTCTTCTCGCTGAGGCCCGACATCGTGCTCTGGATGCGCTGCTGCGCCTCGGCGCGACGCGCGCGCGCCAGGAGCAGGTTCTTCTTGCGCTTCGCCTCCTCGATCTTGTCGTTCAGGTCGCGGAGCAGCGACTTCAGCTTCTCCGTCTCGGCCTGGTGCGACTGCCAGGTGTTCTGCAGCGTGACCGCGTGCTCCTGGTGCTCCGACTGCCGCACCAGCGCCTGCCGGGCGAGGTCGTCGCGGTTCTGCTGGATCGCCAGCATCGCGCGCTGCTCCCACTCGCCGGCCTGCTTGAACTCCGACTCGAACTGGTCACGCAGCCGCTTCTCGTCCGCGATCGCCGCCGCCACCTGCTGCTTCGCCTTCGCGAGCTGCGAGCGCATGTCCAGGATCGACTGCTCGAGGACCTTCTCCGGGTCCTCCGCCTTCGAGATGAGGTCGTTCAGGTTCGCCTTGATCAGCGAGGACAGCCTGTCGAAGAGTCCCATGGGATCAGTGGACCTCGCGGAACGGGGCGAGCTCGCGCACATGCGACGCGAGGGCGAGCGTCATGCTCTCGTAGGCCGCGAGGAACTCGGAGAAGTCGAGGTTCGCCAATTCCAGGGCCTCGGTGAGGATGATGTCGTCGGCGGAGATGCCGTACGCGCCGTGGACGAGGTCGGTCGCGTTGAGTTCGAGCAGGCGACGCGACAACTTCGCCGCCGCGATCGCATCCGACGGCACTGGCATGACGTTCATGCGCAGCAGCAGCACCGGCGGGGTGAGGTGCACCACGACCTGCGCATCCGGGGTGCCGCCGGGGCGGACCACGAACATGCCGGGTTCCACTTCAGAGTAGCTGGCGCCTTCCGCGCCCAGGCGGACGAGGAAGCTTTCCAGATCTTCGCGACTGACCATGAGGTGTCTCGGGTTGGGGCCGCCATTCCGTACGCAGGCGGTGCCGGCATGTTTCGCTCCGACACGCGAAGCTACGGACAGGACGAAAGGGTCGGCAACCGCACCGCCCGCACGCCCCCCCGTCACTGGTCGGTGCGCACCACCACCGACCGGATCACCACCCCGTCCGTGATCACCCGCACCAGGTGCCCGGTCACCACGAAGACATACGTGTCCGCATCCCGGTCCACCGGCCGGCCCAGCCGTGACAGCGCGCTCACGGGCTGTCCGGGGGTGATCCCCGCCAGCGACCACCCCCCCGACGACACGATCCCGACCACCCGCTCGCCTCCCGCGGGGTCAGGCTGGACCAGCAGTCCCACTCCGGCCTCCGCACTCTGGAGCACCCGCCCCTCGGTACCCCCGCTGCCGGCCGCCTCGGCCACCCCCGGCACCACCGTCCGCGCCTCCCGCGGCCGCATCCCGGTGCCCACCCGGCGCAGACCGTCCGGCGAGACGAGCTGGATCGACCGGAAGCCCAGGTTCCCGATCTTGCTGCTGGCGCCACCCGACGGCGCGGACGGCCGCGGAGTCGGCGCGACCGACGGCGCCTGGCCACCGGCCGGCAGCGTGGTGGACCCGCCGTTCCGCGCCGCCATCACGATCCGGCCCGCCTCCTGGCCCCACGGCTGCTGCCCGAACACGTCGCGATACGCCGCCAGCAGCGTCAGCCCGGCCGGCCGGTCGCGCTCGAACAGCGCCCGCGCGTAGTTGAAGCAGACGCGCGTGCTCATCGGCTTCGTCTTGTCGCTCAGGCAGCTCGCGCGCCACGACGTCTCCGTCGGCAGCGAGCCGTCGCCGGTGAGGATGCGCCCGAACACTGCGCGCGCCGAGTCAGCCTGGCCCGCCTGGTAGTAGGCCACGCCAAGCGTGTTCAGCACCGAGGCATCCCCAGATGCCAGCTGTGCGGCGCGACGTGCCCGCTGCAGCGCGCGCGCCCCGTTCCCGGTGTACGCATCGAGCAGGGCCAGGTTCGAGAGGCTGGCCGGACGGTTCTCCACGTCGCGCATCGACTCGAGCGCGGTGCGTGCCCGTGCCAGCAGGGCGGGATCACCGGTGTTGTCGCCCCGCAGCCCCTCCACGAAGCGCGTGCGCACCACTCCCACGGTGGGACGCACGCCCAGCGCGCCCACCGGCACCGAGGCCAGCCACTGCGTGAGCAGCGCCGCCGCCATCGCCTCATCCACGAACGGCGTGCCGGGCAGCGCGCGGCGCACCGAGTCGAGCATCGCGATGCCGCGATCCACCTCGATGTTCGCGCTGATCAGCCCGATCGCACTGTCGTAGCGATCCTGCTCCTCCAGCATCCCGGCCCACATGCGCAGGTACAGCGCCGCACGCCGCACCGACGACGGGTGCGTGCTCAGGACCCGCTCGCCCCAGAACGCGTTCTCGCCCGAGGCGCGCTCCTCGGCGGCGTCCAGTTCCCACAGGCGCACCATCTCGCCCGCGTCGCTGAACACACTGTTCCTGCGCGTCGCGAACATGAGGTACGCCGCCAGCGAGTCGGCCGACAGTTCCTTGCCCTGCGAGTACGAGCGGCACGCGATCACGCCCGGTGCCGCCACCCGCGTGCCCTCGACCCCGCCGCCCGCCGCGTCGCCGCCTGCGGCGAGGCGATCGCTGCCGCGGCAGTTGCGATCCTGCGCGTGCCGGAGCAGCAGGTGCGACATCTCGTGTGCGATGACGGTCGAGAGGAACACGTCGCCGAGTTCGGAGGCCGTCCGGCCCGAGCGCGGGGCCGCCTGTGCCGCGCGACGGTCGAGCGCCTCGATCATCCCCGTGTACACGACGATCAGGTGATAGCCGTTGTCGGGCCACCCGGTGGCGAAGGCGTTCTCCTCGTTCTTGTTGAGCACCAGGAACCGCGTCGACGCGCCGACGTCGCGTGCCGCGGCCGCGAGCGGCTTGAGCAGCCGCGCCACCCGCAGCGCCCGCGGCGTCTTCACCTCGCAGTTCGCCTTCTGGAAGTCCGCCTGTTCGCGCAGCATCTGGCGCACCTGGGGCTCGAAGCTGCTTGCCACGGACTGCTCGGGCAGCGCCGGCACGGGGTCGCAGGGGGCCTGGGCCGCGAGCGGCGACCGGGCGGCGGCAGCGGCCAGCAGGCCGGCAAGGACGAGGGCGCGGCGGATGCCGGATTCGGAGGGCGTAGGCATGGCGGGAGTCTAGGGCGAAGCGAGGTCGGCAGCCATCACCGGTCCGGGTGACCCCGGCGGCACATCCCCGGGTGGCCGGTGTCGCGGGGACGTCTGCCGGGATGGACACGTCACGACGGGATTCGTGTCCATCTCCCCAGGTGCGCCGCAGAGGTCACCCGAACGGGTCAATTGTCCCGGGACGGGCCCGGCCGTATTGCTTGATCGGCGCGCCTGCCTGCCCACTGCACCCCGCGCCCGCCTCCCCCGTCCGACTGCCGCCCCATGCCTGCCCTGCGCCTCCCGCACGTCGCACCGTCCGCCCTCCGCCTGCGCCGGCTGCTGACGGCCGCCATCACCTTCGCCGCCGGCGCCGCGATCGTGGCGCCGCTGCAGGCCCAGGTGCGGCGCGCGCTCATCGTGGGCATCAACGACTACGAGGCATTCCTGCCACCCACCGCCGCGCGCACCGCGGTCGCCAGCCAGGCGCGGCGCACACCGGCACCACGCGAGGCAGGCGCGCGCGGCACGATCAGCAACCTCGAGGGAAGCGCGAACGACGCACAGGCCGTCGCGCAGGTCGTCACCGCGCGCTTCGGCTTCCGTCGCACCGACGTGCGCCTCCTGATCGACCGCCAGGCCACGCGCCGCGCCATCATCGACTCGCTCACCGCCATGCTGGCGCGCTCGAAGCCCGGCGACGTGGCCTTCTTCTCGTACGCCGGCCACGGTGCACTGCGCCGCAACACCCTCACGCCGGGCAAGCAGGTGGACCAGACGCTGGTGCCGGTGGATGCCAACGCCGGCGCCGAGGACATCCGCGACAAGGAGCTGGCCGCGATCCTCGCGCCGGCGGCCGCACGCGGCGTGATCGTGACGGCGGTGATCGACGCATGCAACTCGGGCTCCATCACCCGCGGTGGCGTGCCCTCGCTGCTGCGCGAGCGTTGGGCGGCGATCGACGAGCGCGACAAGGCGGAGCGTTACACGGGCGACTTCCCGGCCGAGAAGGGCGCGCTGATCATCGCCGCCGCCGAGGACACGCGGCCGGCGAAGGAAGGGATGGACGAGAACGGGACGCGGCACGGGCTGTTCACGGCGGCGTTCCTGCAGGCGCTGCTCTCGAACTCCGTCAACGCCAGCGCACGCACGATCTTCCAGAGCACCAAGGCGATCATGCAGGGGCGCGCCCCGGACCAGGTGCCGAGCATCGATGCGCAAGCCAGCCGGCTGCGGCAGCCGCTGTTCGGGGGTGCCGGCAGCGAGGGCGCGACGCGCACCACGGTCGCGATCACGCAGCTGCGGGGCGAGCAGGCGGAACTCGACGGCGGACTCGCCCTCGGCCTGCGGCCCGGCACCGAGCTCGCGCGACTCGTGCGCGGCGTGCCCGACACCACCTTCATCATCCGCGTCGAGCGCAACACGAGCATCGCGCGCAGCCTGGCCTCGATCGTGAAGGGCAGCGAGGACAGCCTGAAGATCGGTGACCTGTACACGATCACCCGCTGGGTGGCCGCCGACGAACCGCTGCTGCGCGTGTGGGTGCCGTCGCCACTCGCCTCCGATGCGGTGCGCGATGCGGCGGTAGCCGAGGCCCGCCTGCTGAAGGCGAGCACGCAGGTCACCTGGGTGGACGACCCCACGCGCCTGCCGTCGTCCACGCAGCCGCTGGTGACGGTCGCGTTCGAGGAGGGCTGGTGGACGCTGCGCACCGGCCGCGAACTGCCCGCCAAGATCGGTGCCACGCTGCAGGCGAACCGCGTGCTCTCGGCCATCGGGCAGCTTGGCGTGAAGAACGCGGCCGTGTGGCTGTCGATCCCGCCCACGCGCGCGCTGGACCAGGCGCTGGCGATCGGCGGCGCGCAGCAGGCGGCCGGCATCACGCGCGAGGGGGCGCCGGAGGGCGCGTTCTACGTGCTCGCGGGCCGCGTCACCGACGCGGGCGTGTCGTATGCGTGGGTGCGCAGCAACGCCGCGGCGGCCGACACCGCGTACAGCGCGTTCCCGCCGCGCAGCAACTGGTTCCCCGTGAGCACCGCCCCGAGTGCGATGGCGGCCGCCGATTCGCTGCGCATGCGCGCCGAGGCGCTGGGCCGCGTGCGCACCTGGCTCACCATCGCGACACCGCCGGACGAGGGCCAGTTCCCGTACCGGCTGGTGGTGGTGGACAGCGCGTCGCAGCGGCCGGTCACGGCCGATTCGCTGGCCAGCGGCACCGTGATCCAGCTGCGCCTCGATGCCGACACCGCGCGACTGGCCGCCGCGGCGACACGCGCGCCCCGCTTCGTCTACGTCTTCGACATCGACAGCAAGGGCAAGGCGACCCTGCTCTTCCCCGCCGACGGCACCAATGCCAGCAACCGCGTGCCGTACTTCATGGGGAACCGGGAGGTGTGGCCCGAGGCCATCCCGGTCACCGATGCCGGCGGCCGGGTCGCCTCCTTCGGGGCCACCGACATCGGGGTCGAATCGCTGCTGATGGTGACGTCGGAGCAGGAGCTGCCGCGCGACGTGTTCGAGTGGGACGCGGTGGTGGCGGCGGAGATGACCCGGGGCGGCAACGACTCGGCGCTGGGGAGCCTGCTGCGGAGCCGGATCGGCGGCACCCGCGGGCTGGGGGCGCGGAACGGCTCGGCGCCGGCCACCTGGTCGCTGCAGCGGGTGCAGGTGCGGGTGGTGCCGGCGGCGCGCTGAGGGCCGGCGGCCCGGACCGCTGGCGGAGACGGGGGGAATGATCGATCGTCATTCCGTGTCTGTTGCCGGTGTCGGGTCGCGGCGGCCGGGACGTCCCGGTGGTCAGAGGTTGGAAGTATCCAGATGCCGGCGTCCGGTGACGCCAACGAGGATCGAGTCATGGGTGAGTCGCTGCTGCAGGATTCAGGGAGGCGCCGCCGCGTGGCGTCCCGGGTGCGCGCGGCGGCGCTCGCCGTGCTGGCCACGCTGTCTGTCACCGCGCTGCATGCGCAGGGCGGCCGGCGCGGGCTCGAGCAGCGCAACGCCGCCGGCAGCGGCCCGGCCGGATTCGGCACCTATCACGCCGTCATCTTCGCCGTCGGCATCCAGCAGCCCAGCAGTGGGCTGCCGTCACTGCGGTATCCGCTGAAGGAAGCCGACTCGCTCCGCGCCGTGATCACGCGCGAGTACACGTTCGACGAGCGCAACGTGCAGGTGGTGAAGAACCCCACCCGCGAGGCGATCCTCGACACGCTCGAGGTGCTCGCGCGGCGCCTGGGCCCAGACGACAACCTGCTGGTGGTCTACAGCGGCCATGGTGGCTTCGACGAGGGGGGGCGCGAGGGCTACTGGCTGGCCGCGGATGCCGCGAACGCCCGGCCCAGCACCTGGATCCCGAACGAGTCGGTGCGGACCTGGCTGCGCAAGCTCAAGGCGCGCTCGGTGCTGCTGGTGACCGATGCCTGCTTCAGCGGCTCGCTCAACCGCAGCAACGACGACCGCGTGGACCTGGGCAGCGACAGCCAGCGGATGATGGCCGGTGCGCTGATGTACGCACGTCGCACCAGCCGGCAGGCGATGACGGCCGGCACCGCGAAGGAGACGGTGCCGCAGGTGAGCATCTTCTCGATGGAGATCGTGGCCGCACTCAAGGCCCGGCGCGCGCCGGTGTTCCTCGCGCAGCAGCTCGCCTCCGAGATCAATCCCCGTGTCGCAGCCGTCGCGCACACCACGCCGACCTTCAGCGCCGTGCCCGGCATCGAGAGCGACCAGGGCGACTTCGTGTTCGTGCGACGCCAGTCCGCGGCCAGCGCGGCCGCGGCGGTTGCTCCCGCCGCACCGCTGCCGGTGGCAGCGCAGGGTAGCATGCAGCGCGGCGGCGCGCAGCCCGTGAGCGACCTGCCCGCGGCGAACACGCGGCCCGTGAACACCTCCGGCACCACGGGGGCGCCGGTCCGTCCGTCGGCCGGCAGCACCGTGCCCGCGGCGACGACGTCGTCGAAGGTGGGGAACCTCGGCAGTGCCGCGCCGCCGTCCACGGCACCAGCGGCAGTGCCTGCGGCCGCACCGCGCGCGGCACCGGGCTGCGAGGGCGGCGTGGCGTCGGGGTGCATCACGCAGGCGCTGAACCTCGAGTACAGCCGCAACGGCGTGGCGCAGAACGTACCACGCGCCGTCGGTCTCTATCGCCTGGCCTGTGACGCGCGCGACCCGGAGGGATGCATGCACCTCGGGCGCATGTACGACTCCCGCCACGAGGGCCTCTCGATGGACCGGGGCAAGGCCCGCCAGCTCTTCACCCAGTCCTGTGACGCCGGCTCCGCCGCAGCATGCACCTACATCGGCATCGCGACCGCGAAGGGCGAGACGGGCAGCGTGGACGCCGCCCGCGCGGCGCAGCTGTTCGCCAAGGCCTGCGACGGCGGGCACCTGCAGGGCTGCGGCCTCCTGGGCGTGGCGTACTTCAATGGCACCGGCGCGCCGCAGAACGATTCCCGCGCCGCCGCGCTGCTGCTGCGCGCCTGCACCGCCAACGAGACCGTGGCCTGCAACGCGCTGGGCACCATGCAGGCGCAGGGGCGCGGCGGGCTGGCGCGTGACTCCGTGAAGGCGGTCGGCTATTGGCGCCAGGGGTGCACCACAGCTCCGTCGATCGCGGAATCGTGCGCCAGCCTGGGCCGGGCCTACCTGCGCGGCGGCGGCGTGGCGCGCGACGACGGCCGCGCCGTGCAGTACCTCAGCCAGGCCTGCGAAGGCGGGTACGCGGCCGGCTGCACCGCACTCGCCGCGGCGTACGAGGCTGGCACCAGCGTGACGGTGAAGAGCGCCACCCGCGCCTTCGAGTTCTACAAGCGCGGCTGCGACGGCGGCGACGCCACCGGCTGCGAGTGGGTCAAGGCGCACCCGCAGGCGGCACCCGCACCGCCGAAGTGACGACGGCGCGCCGCACGTTGCGTGCGGCGATGCCCTCGCTCCACGGCTCGGCCAGCGCGCGCAGCACCGACTTCGCGATCACGGGATGCATCGGTCCCGTGCGCGAAAGCAGGCGCGCCAGCAGCGCACTCATCACGGGCGCGGCATAGCTGCTGCCGGTGACGGTCTTCGTGCCGCCGCCGCTCCACGCCACCGGCACCTCCTGCCCTCCGGTCGCGAACTCCACCAGGTGGTCCGGCAGGTGATGGAACACCCCCGGCACCGTGCGCGCCATGTTCACCGCCACCACCGTCGGGAAGTGGGCGGGCCACTCGCGGCGGTCGATGTCGACGTTCGAGCAGGCCGACACGACATGCACCTGCCGGAGGTACGCCTCATCCACCCACTCCTTGAACGACAGCACGTACGTCGCCTCGCCGCGGCAGCCGAAGCTGCAGTTCAGCACATGGTAGCCGCGGTCCATCGCCAGCCGCACGCCGGCGGCGATGATCGCGCTGCGACTGGCCAGGTCCGCACCGAGCACGCGGAAGCTGCCGAGCACCGCCCGGGGCGCCAGCGCGTGGATGATGCCGGCGATCGCCGTCCCGTGCCCGTACGCATCCTCGCCAGCGCCGTCGCGCACGCGCACACGGGGACCGTCCCCCTCGAGGATGACGTCGTCGGCGAGCACGACGCCCTGCAGCGCGGGATGGGCCGACTCGATGCCGGTGTCGAGCACCGCGACGCGAATGCCCGCGCCATCCCCGTCGCGCAGGCCGGCGCGCGGGATGGCGAGGTTCAGCACGTCGGCGCGGCCGCGGGCGTCAGGCACCGTGCAGCCCCAGCACGCCGTCCAGCAGCACGAGGTCCAGCAGGCGGCCGGCCGTGTGCACGTCGCGCTCCAGCCGCTCCAGGTGCTCCGCCGCGAAGCCGCGCGGTGCACCTTCGCGCGTGAACAGCACGCACGACACCACCCCGCGCACGGCGCCGCCGAACGCCAGCGGCACCGCCAGCATCGCCGCGGTGCGCACGCCGAGCAGCGTGTCGAGCGTGCCGTCGCGCTGTGCACTGGCCTCGATCCCGTTCTCGCAGAACGACTGCTCGGTGACGGCGACCATGCCGATGATGCCCTGGCTCACGGGCTGCTGGAACAGGTCCACCAGGCGGTCGGCGTGCGGGCCGGTGTTGATCGCAGGCACCAGGGCGGCACCGCGCAGCAGCCAGACCGTGCCCTCGTCGGCACCGCAGCGCCCGATCGCATCGACCAGCAGCTCGCGGGCGAGTCGCGGCTCGTCGCCGCGCAGCCACGGCCCGGTGATCATCGCGCCGCGCTCCCGCGCACGCTGCATCACC
This genomic interval from Gemmatimonadaceae bacterium contains the following:
- a CDS encoding DUF1611 domain-containing protein, yielding MSITPRYLILAEGAFGPHTSKTAVGCIRFTPGQVAGVLDSTRAGRTVQEVLGFGGAIPVVDSVAAGLPLGPNILLIGIAPTGGQLPDAWRPVLRAALDAGLHIWSGLHTFIGDDAEFAAIARARGVEIRDVRKPPAHLPVSTGKVRDIAATVVLTVGSDCNIGKMTTQLAVRDALTARGARVAFAGTGQTGIFIDGKGIGVDAVVADFIGGAAERLVLEAAQDADIVLVEGQGSLLHPSYSGVTMGLIHGSLPHALVLCTQPSRTAIRNNEWVKIPSLKSLIALHDAVTAPLRHAPTIAIAMNTFDLSDDAARDAIERGMAETRLPATDPVRFDAGPIADAILGLHEERLALR
- a CDS encoding AI-2E family transporter gives rise to the protein MPRVRFAPILFGSIVTGALLLLVVKTANIFLLLFIAILLSLFLRAVADVFEVRLRLPAPLAMLAAVVITLGAVAGLVTLLVPPVTEQTRALLAELPRYIAGLDSQIAKLGDRIPPLKEYLQSGDHSALEVLYDQASAQMEGLLPKVFGLLHVAIDAFALLVMSLYLARRPADYREWLIALFPPTQRELVRDVLLEITRDLRSWITGQLLGMVILATLTAIGLAALQVPYWLTFGIFTGAVAIIPFFGTLVSTVLPALFVLASDGEPWRVASVIVLGTVIHLIESNLVLPLITQNQVKLPPVLSIMAVLIFGQLLGPIGLVVAVPLLVVLTVMVRRVLVNRIYQGVAGKPLQQDRTMVLRVPAPEGGVTVPAGALPDLIALAERSSAA
- a CDS encoding PspA/IM30 family protein, whose product is MGLFDRLSSLIKANLNDLISKAEDPEKVLEQSILDMRSQLAKAKQQVAAAIADEKRLRDQFESEFKQAGEWEQRAMLAIQQNRDDLARQALVRQSEHQEHAVTLQNTWQSHQAETEKLKSLLRDLNDKIEEAKRKKNLLLARARRAEAQQRIQSTMSGLSEKSAFEAFSRMEEKIEMNERRLTASAEIEEEFSGDKLHADFKRLEKAAGGMSAESRLLELKQKMGMLPAGTSPAAKQLPKGAGEGREITEADFEHLDDNAPAS
- a CDS encoding M48 family metallopeptidase translates to MPTPSESGIRRALVLAGLLAAAAARSPLAAQAPCDPVPALPEQSVASSFEPQVRQMLREQADFQKANCEVKTPRALRVARLLKPLAAAARDVGASTRFLVLNKNEENAFATGWPDNGYHLIVVYTGMIEALDRRAAQAAPRSGRTASELGDVFLSTVIAHEMSHLLLRHAQDRNCRGSDRLAAGGDAAGGGVEGTRVAAPGVIACRSYSQGKELSADSLAAYLMFATRRNSVFSDAGEMVRLWELDAAEERASGENAFWGERVLSTHPSSVRRAALYLRMWAGMLEEQDRYDSAIGLISANIEVDRGIAMLDSVRRALPGTPFVDEAMAAALLTQWLASVPVGALGVRPTVGVVRTRFVEGLRGDNTGDPALLARARTALESMRDVENRPASLSNLALLDAYTGNGARALQRARRAAQLASGDASVLNTLGVAYYQAGQADSARAVFGRILTGDGSLPTETSWRASCLSDKTKPMSTRVCFNYARALFERDRPAGLTLLAAYRDVFGQQPWGQEAGRIVMAARNGGSTTLPAGGQAPSVAPTPRPSAPSGGASSKIGNLGFRSIQLVSPDGLRRVGTGMRPREARTVVPGVAEAAGSGGTEGRVLQSAEAGVGLLVQPDPAGGERVVGIVSSGGWSLAGITPGQPVSALSRLGRPVDRDADTYVFVVTGHLVRVITDGVVIRSVVVRTDQ
- a CDS encoding caspase family protein — its product is MPALRLPHVAPSALRLRRLLTAAITFAAGAAIVAPLQAQVRRALIVGINDYEAFLPPTAARTAVASQARRTPAPREAGARGTISNLEGSANDAQAVAQVVTARFGFRRTDVRLLIDRQATRRAIIDSLTAMLARSKPGDVAFFSYAGHGALRRNTLTPGKQVDQTLVPVDANAGAEDIRDKELAAILAPAAARGVIVTAVIDACNSGSITRGGVPSLLRERWAAIDERDKAERYTGDFPAEKGALIIAAAEDTRPAKEGMDENGTRHGLFTAAFLQALLSNSVNASARTIFQSTKAIMQGRAPDQVPSIDAQASRLRQPLFGGAGSEGATRTTVAITQLRGEQAELDGGLALGLRPGTELARLVRGVPDTTFIIRVERNTSIARSLASIVKGSEDSLKIGDLYTITRWVAADEPLLRVWVPSPLASDAVRDAAVAEARLLKASTQVTWVDDPTRLPSSTQPLVTVAFEEGWWTLRTGRELPAKIGATLQANRVLSAIGQLGVKNAAVWLSIPPTRALDQALAIGGAQQAAGITREGAPEGAFYVLAGRVTDAGVSYAWVRSNAAAADTAYSAFPPRSNWFPVSTAPSAMAAADSLRMRAEALGRVRTWLTIATPPDEGQFPYRLVVVDSASQRPVTADSLASGTVIQLRLDADTARLAAAATRAPRFVYVFDIDSKGKATLLFPADGTNASNRVPYFMGNREVWPEAIPVTDAGGRVASFGATDIGVESLLMVTSEQELPRDVFEWDAVVAAEMTRGGNDSALGSLLRSRIGGTRGLGARNGSAPATWSLQRVQVRVVPAAR